A region of the Labeo rohita strain BAU-BD-2019 chromosome 5, IGBB_LRoh.1.0, whole genome shotgun sequence genome:
tgatatTAAAAGTTCCTTAataaattgtttcatttaaaacctttaaaaGTGCTCTGTGTGGTTTGAGTTTTACCTTCAACTGAGCTCATCTGTATTTTCGCATCCCAAGCTGCAGCCGAGCTGTTCTTGCAGGAATGAATCTATGAATAAATATTCTGGAGATATTTGATGAAATTCATGAAAAACACAGATTGGTAGCATAGTTCTCCCTTATGAAAAACTGCCATGGTAACCACAGTTTcagcaaaaatacaattttccgCAGTCGTAATTTGACTGATTCGACTGCAAGCATagttttaccatggtaaattttCAGCCTCTGAttttagaccaaaaaaaaacactgaagcgAGTTTTATATAGTaaccaaacatttaaaaatgtacaaaccaTAAGTGCCACATTTATTAGTTTCAGAGAACATTTGCATTGTTAAATGACACATTAATGACTGAGTAATGAAATATAGTTACTGTAATCTCATATCTACAGTACTGTAATAGTATGTGATTTCAGTCATTATGTTGATGAGCATTAACAGAAAAGCGCTAATATGTGAAGAAACACTGGAAAATCTCCATCAGCCTGAACAACCTGCTCAACAAGTCCCTCATTTAAACACACTTCAACTGTCTCTGTTGACACACAGGCTGTGTCCAGAATGGAATACTAGTGTACTACACAGTGTACATACAGTGCATACTGGGTTTTAAATATGTGAAACAGTTTGTAACATGCAGTGCTAAACACTTCAAACAGTAGTTTCTGTTATTATTGTCAGCTTAATGCACTTGTTTTGCATTTGTAATTAGCTTTTATATAAGAATATCGTCAAGTTGTGGCATTCTGATCAAATACTGAATCATGAATGAGAAAACTGTGGCTCATATTGCTTTAATGTTACCATTTAGTCTGTTTATTATCAAACTGAGCATTGTGCTGTATGAtcatatacagtatgtacactgtaaaaagttttaaaaacttaagttcagcagctgctttaaaattatacacaataaagtgagttgaaatgacttgtacttttaagttgatttaacttaaaattttaaacttaagttgaaactggtgaaaactttttacagtgtactatgaacaatatacacatacagtatgccATTCTGAACACACCTTCATATCAATACTGTCACCAACTGTTTTGATGATCACAGGTTGCTCCGTCCCTATTTCAACATGAACATGCATCACTAAGAAAAAAGATACAAATGCACATACAATGAGAAGACACAACTGGTTAGTACAATAAAAGAATCAGTATTAACCGTATCGAACCCACCTGGGCTAAATGGAGGGAAAGTTTCATATCAAAGACAAAATGCATTTGGCTCCATCTCAAGGAAATCATATTTCGTGTCTAATAGTCTACATTTCAGCGTGACTGCACTCAATTTGTTGACGTGGAGCCTTTTCTAGGGAAAGTTTAGGGAAAATCATCACAGGTGATATAAAGTAACCAAGTGCTTGATAtaaatgagttataaaaaatgcaaaataaaaaaaaaaaacacacacacacaaaaaggacAATATTCTGGCCACATACTCACTGCAAAGATTTGAAAGTGACAATAGTGTTTTCTTGCCATTTTCTTGAATCCTATAAGACACTCAGTCAAGTCTCATTCAGACAAAGCAAGCTGAATGAATTTCTCAAAATGAGATATAAAAAGTCATTTCTGAACATGAAATACATGAATTATGTGAATTGAATTACATAAAGCCGTAAATTGACACATTGAATGCAGCAGTTTTATAACTAGAATTTTGGTGCAAttaatttgtaaagaaattcttAGACAAGTTTATAGTCTTATATAATGATTAATGtttgtcaaaacatttttatacaacTCGTTAAACTTGTTAAATGCAACAATGTGATCccgaatttatttctgtttaatttctGTAAATATGAGAATGTCCCATTTATGAAACGCAagcaaatacattttgtgtaaatcatttgtaaaactATTCTAATGTAAATAATTCTATTCAGTTGTTCCATTTACAGGGTtcatacaaggtgcttaaagtgcgttaagtacttgaatttgactttttaaaacttaaggcctgaaaaacccttgaaaatagcaacattcctgaagaggtacttgaaaagtgcttgaattattgaaagacaatgtgtttaattttgtcaataagcacCTCTCTTGTCATGCTAAATTCActcagttaaaaaaacaattttttgcttatttcagttaatgtcagaaaacaatcaaGCAGTAGTAGTACATACAGTGTTGTGTAAACGTGGCTGAAGAcacgaaaagaggaacagatgaagtcatttacgctggaaccgctccagttgattcaaactcgtgactttgatcattcattttaagtgattcactagcaaataaaacagatcaaattaaaagagacaATTATTTTCGAATTTCGCCatcatttgtttgattttcgAAACTCCAAATTAGTTAAACCATTgcatcgcaaaatgattcactgtttcgaaacACTCCAGTTAGATATCGCATCGCGAATCATTACGCTTATCGCGTatgatttgatttagatcggaatggGTTTGTGAACCATTttgtgaattgaatgattcaaatcaaatgatttgggATACTAAAATGAGTCGTGGTATGTAAcgtaagtcaaatgattcgcgatccgcgctccaagtcctgatctgaaagaatggttcatgaatcattattcagatcgggatgaatcatttgatttagatcggaactttggtgcgattttgcaaaaaaaaaaaaaaaaaaagacagtatacacaaatacaaatcctttaagaaaattaaccatggttttactatagtaaaagtgtagtatactttgtaatgATATAGTAGTGTTACTTTACTTAGTGTGCGTGCTTCactttaattttgacattttttattagtatactTTTAtctatttgtctttatttaagaATCTGAAATAGAAGACATAAGTGAGATTTCTGATCGAAGTCCCTAAAAATCAAAAACGCAGTGcttgaaaaatgtgattttacagtatctgtacgaaccctgcaTTCAGTAAAAAATTTATGAGCCACATTTCAACAATTCAAACAACTTTTAGTTTGTGAAACTATAAACTATTGCATTCAAATCCATGCaaattatgtaaacattttttttttttgtaaataattattcagCTTCTTTTTTATTATGCTTTCTATTTTACAAAATTCTGTAAATGATTGCATTCAATTGTATACTATTAATTTAAGTGGGAATGGTTTTACAATAggattgtataaataaattgtgttcAAATCACTGCAAAGAATTTGTAAAACCATTGTTGCATAAATTAACTGTATACAATTTAATGCAATcgtttacataattttattaacCATTGTTAATGAATGCAACGTTTTACATAGTATGAACCTTTTgtcaaaaaactaatttaatgcCATAATTTACAGGAAAATGGTTTGAACGAAAAAGCTGAACGAATTTCCTCGTAAACTGGTCATAAAACTGTTGCATTCAATTTTTTCAAACGACTGCATATTGTTTAGCTTGTATTGTGTGAATGATTATGAGCACAAAACAGGATTGAGCTCTGAAGAGGAGTGACGTGCGTATTTCGCTGCAGTGTGTATGTGGCCACTGTACACACCTGACTGGATTAAATGCAATATGAAATCTCCACACATCTCCACTCCAACTATTCTGCTTCCATTTCTTGTTTGAACATCAAAAGTGAAGGTCTCGTTTTCAAAAAAGGGAAATTTTACTATGTGGATCTATCAGTTAGTGTTATATTGTAGTATTGCTGGTTTTCAGTGTTTGGCCGGATGGCGTAACAAATCAGTGAAGACTCTACTGAAGGTCATGAGGTCAGCGGAGTCATTTTGAGCTATATGCACTATAACAAGGTTGAGGGTTAAATGTTCGAGCATCAGTCCAGAGGTTGCGGGTCGGCTATAGGCATGGTGTGCAGAACCTCGTCCAAGAGCTGCAGGGCACGGTGCAAATGAATTTCGATCCAACACGGGGTCTCCTTGATGCTCTGGCGAGGGTAATCGGGACCCCAGCCCTTCACGAAACTCATGCGCAGAATGCAGAGACGCCGAAGGTCGTCCACGCCGATGCCGGCCGCGGCAGACAGACCTGAAGATGGGCGGACGGGATCATTACTAAACCCAGGAAACATTAGTGCAATGTTTTGCCTGCATTGGTGGAAGAATGCAGACTTTCAAGAAGACTTCACAAAAAGAAACATCAGCAGATCATTTGGTACCTGTATTTAAACTAGtactaatacttttttttttttaaatgttaacagaaatgaacatcattcaaattatttggttataattatatatataacttatagAATCTTTACAATTAGAATCTTATTCAAATCATTTGGTagcagcattaaaaaaaaaaaaaaacattaacagaattgaacataataaaaatcatttattataagcattttaagttttttttaaacaaccattAATGAAACGGAATGTTATAGGGAAAAAATGGGTTccagtgtttatatatttatttatttattatttaaaagagctgttaatagaaataaatgtccaaaaattattgtttctaatattttttaaaaaaggttactAGAACAGTGTTtggtttcagtatttttatatttatttatttatttatttagtcagttatttatctttacaaaaataaataaataactgtatatatatatatatatatatatatataaaacaactgAATTTTATTCAAATCATTAGGTTAccgtatttaaaaaaatcatcattaaAATTCTAATTGATAAATAAAGAACCATTATAGGACCCgaatatcatgaaaataatttgattctagtattttaaaaacaatgtcaaaaattacagaaattaatatattttatttttaactgaatTATTATAGGatttttgtacaaaaaacattaatgcaacATGAAAAAATCGTAAATAAATAACgtaactaaataaatgtaaataaatgttttaaaataatacatccTTATAAAATCCGAAAATcctgaaaatcttttttttgtttttaaagagtagtttgtttattttttaatccttATAGGATCTGAACAACCCGAAAATCATTTGGTTAattcaatcattcatttatttatttatttatttttaaatccttATAAGGTCCAAACATCCTGAAAATTATTTGATTccagcatttttatatttatttatttattgttttaataaaaaaatccttacaagttctatctatctatctatctgtctatctgtctatctatctatctatctatctatctatttacaAAGAAGGATCCAAACATCATATGAATCACTTTTTTCCAgtatttaattaaagaaaaaggttaacaaaaataaatgttatgaaaaTCATGGCAGAAAACTGATGTAATATAAATCTATAAAGGTATCAGTGAAAGTTAATAAGACTCACTGATAGCAGGAGCGATGCCTCCCACCGAACCCGGGCCCGGGATGTTTCCCGCCACCGCAGCCGCCTGCGCAGCGGCCGCAGCTTGAGCCGTCGCCGCCTGCTGCTGCATCTGCCGATGACACTGACGCAGATCAAACACCTGcagacacaaaacacacacattaaaccAGAGGCTAATTCAATGCAACCTCACGCCTTTGATATTCAGTAGTGATGAATGTGTTACGCAGTGTGAGCAGTaaaaacatgctgatttattctTGAATGTGGTACTCCTGCTGCCATACTGTAcactttgttttaattaaagccACGTAAAGAATATTACAGCTTAAACTACTACTGGTGTGGCTAACTCTAAAAAAAGTTGCTTGACTGTAGTTtaactgcttaaaaaaaaaaaaaaaaaaaaaaaaaaaaaaagagtggcTTCCTTACTCTGCCATACTCATATGCCACAGTATTTCAAAGGCACTTCAAAAGAATACTGCATTATAATGGTACAATGTCCAAGAAGatacttttgtttatttgtgaaaatttcagtatatactgtaaataccAGGTGGAGTGGGCGCTTGTGTTACCTTGATGTAGGCACTGGGGTAAATCTTGTGGACGGCGTCACCCGGCGCTCGTCCAGCCTCGCGGTCCAGATAATAACTCTGGACAAAGACAGCGTGATCACTGAGACAGCGCACCCACACGTCACCCTCGCCTTTACACTCCAGCTGAACACCTTTACCGATATGAAGCCTGGAGGACAGAAAACAAAGTCAGCTTTATTTGTTTGCAGCTTGAAAAGGGAGAATTGTGGGTAGCTGGAGGAAAATGACAATATAATCGACTGCCATAATGTCTTGTTGTTCAGCGTTGTtggttaactaaaaccataaaaaaatactaataattttgattgtaaacaaatatgatttattattatttaattattaatattctgactgtaaaatctgatttatttaatattactaatattctGTTAGTAGTCAAAAAATATCATTTCATTTGTGaacctagaccacaaaaccagtcataagggtcaatttttgaagattttgagatttatacaccatctgaaaACTAAAacgaataagctttccattgatgtatggtttgttatggtagtacaaaatatttggccgagatacaactatttgaaaatctagtatctgagggtgcaaaaaaatctaaatattgagaaaatcgactttaaagttgtctaaattaagtttttagcagtgcatattactaattgaAAATAAGCTTTAATatgtttacggtaggaaatctacaaaacatcttcatgatacatgatcttcacttaatatcctaatgattttaagcataaaagaaaaatctataattttgacccatacaatatattattggctattgctacaaatatacatgtgctacttaagactggttttgtggtccagggtcacatatattacttaatgttaatatcatttttattataataatacttcaTAAAGATCAGTTTTCTAAagctaaaaccataaaaaatataaatcattttgacTGTAATCAAATATGacttattattcattattaatattctaaaaaaaaaaaactttgttacttgaaataaatctttaactgaaatataataaaacattaaaaaaacaattaaaataaaataaaaaaataataaaaatgacaaacatacgcaacaaaactactaaaacttttaaattaaaatgaaatcaaaaacatatataataatataatacaatataatttaatataatataatataatatgatataatataatataatataatataataaaaatatgaaaaaaatctaataaataaaaattccatcaaaaattgtttttgattatatttcagctttcaattagcaaaaatgttttttttaataataataattcttatctTGCATTTTAATtcgtttaagtactaaaataactaaaactggagaaaaaaaaaagaaaaaagaacaccatataacatataaaactaatattaatttaaaaaaaaaaaaaaaaaaaaaacacaacaaaattactaaaacctttaactaaaatttaaaacagattaaatgaaaaaatacaatttaatttacaatataaataaaaacttgtcaTAGTATCTCAATAATACTAAAGTACCACTGATAAGGGTTACCGGTGATGATATAATTATAATACCTGGCTCTCTCGATGGCCTCTGTGCGGTGTACGTTACTCAGCTGTCCGAGACAAAAGCGATCTCCGCCTGACGGATCCACATAACCATCCACCGTCACGATGGGACAGTTGGATGGCACCTTAAACGTCTCGCCAACCTGAATGTCCATCTCAAAGTAGGCAATCGAGCACCAGTAATCTGGAGCTGAGAGAAGAGAGCAACAGCACAGTTACAAATCAATTAGTACATTTAACACTCATATCACAggatttaaatatgatttttgaaataTGCATAATTGCAATGTTAAACAATGGCTGCATGTATTGATTCCTTTTCCAATTAACTAAAAGTATATACGTCACTatgtaaaaacacattacaatacTAATGCTACTGTACATGATAAGGTGATGATGTACTGGTAAAATGAATTCATCCTCTTCCGTACTGCATGGGATTGTGGccaaaaaagttgttttttggcCTTCATATTAGGCCAAAAAAGCCTCTAcgtatacatattttttatttatgtatattccATATTACAGACACAATATTTTCCAGGAATAATGTATGATCCATGCATCTTTGGCGTATTATGATAAGGGACCagtgaaattgtattattatttatatagtttatattcatattttgaattagctttttaaatttgaatttttttttggtttttactcaattttttaattgaattttttgttcatgcttttttcatttaatgcttttgtcctttttatagtttttttgtttttgttttgaatatattacattttagatttttttttgtagttttagtatttattcTAAAACTAAATGATATGGGAACTAACTAGGTTTTCATcaactgaaattttattttattttaatgtaaaaaatgtggtaacacattaactaatgaaactttattgtaaaaaacaagatatttttactgtatttaataatcttttataACACTTCGTTACCAAAAATACAGCTGTTGAATTTCAGTTCATCTTAGCTCAGAtccataaaataatattaacatatacaacttttgattttaatattgcatTAGTAAATATTACACTACTAAACTTACACTACaccgtaaaaaaaaatttaacggttaaaaaaaaaactgtaaaaattgaataggttggtacattaacattatatcagttaatgaaattacagtatttaaatgtaagtttaagtttaaaCCGTAAAACTTAAAACGTTGCTACTgtatttattacagtaatattcTGGCAAGCACAGCTGCCGTCTTTTTAACCGTAAATTTcactggatgttttttttttttgttttttgttttttacagtgtactaaacactaactaagattaataaatgtatttttattgttagttaatgttaaataatctagttaactaatgtcaacaaatggaacctTACTGTAAGCGTTACCACTTTTTAAtaagtttagttttaattaacagtTATAACTGCAACAGACTaaaggcccgttcacaccaaTGACAAAATCCACCTGACTTCAAAAAGCTTGAGCATTTAATGCAGCAGATGATAAAACCACAGTGCGTGCTTATAATAACCAGTCCAATATTGTGCTTTGGTGTGgacgctaatatagttatcattCTTGATGTGAAAGGCCCTTAAATTCATATCTCACATACTATAGTTTCTCTAGTGTGTGAATTGggatgcagtgtttttttcctcacCTGGATGGGTAGATATAGGCGGCTGGAACGCCAGTTCATTATGTACTGACCctgaccaaaacaaacaaagagaaACATTTAATGATGAGAGTAAAATAGGCAGTGATGGTAGTTAGGGGTAGTTCTAGTAACTCACAGTATTGGCC
Encoded here:
- the smad4b gene encoding mothers against decapentaplegic homolog 4, whose translation is MSVSSTPTSNDACLSIVHSLMCHRQGGESESFSKRAIESLVKKLKEKKDELDSLITAITTNGAHPSKCVTIQRTLDGRLQVAGRKGFPHVIYARLWRWPDLHKNELKHVKYCQFAFDLKCDSVCVNPYHYERVVSPSIDLSVLTLGGPGPSVDPLVKDEFDGQPSHSAADGGHSIQTIQHTASSSAPPDAFNSPALLPPTDSTSSASTSAFTSMAGGQTNAPSSWPRGSSFPPSIPHQNGHLQHHPPLPHTGQYWSVHNELAFQPPISTHPAPDYWCSIAYFEMDIQVGETFKVPSNCPIVTVDGYVDPSGGDRFCLGQLSNVHRTEAIERARLHIGKGVQLECKGEGDVWVRCLSDHAVFVQSYYLDREAGRAPGDAVHKIYPSAYIKVFDLRQCHRQMQQQAATAQAAAAAQAAAVAGNIPGPGSVGGIAPAISLSAAAGIGVDDLRRLCILRMSFVKGWGPDYPRQSIKETPCWIEIHLHRALQLLDEVLHTMPIADPQPLD